Proteins found in one Misgurnus anguillicaudatus chromosome 3, ASM2758022v2, whole genome shotgun sequence genomic segment:
- the LOC129443899 gene encoding adhesion G protein-coupled receptor E3-like isoform X10: MNWSCWKIYASNMKFVYAVCIWICLSGFGHSAAYGSAINKHEGDKVTIACTPVPNSKNKKYFCRHPCLENDKDKYVKVSSDQTSNGRFGLKDYGNGTFTVTITDLRGSDSGNYWCRVELVDKEDPSEKVTLRVSKGVKSAITNYTTVTPAIPTSGVKSAITNYTTVTPEITTSGVKSAISTYTTVTPAITTSGINCMGTSCIQNILDQIENITVLNLTNVTMFMDKVFSTSEKINTSSVDPNKLASDVLKASEKLVSMLVKPTNTYENVSFTRAAVEAQVFVVGQHANLDKIPQLHTSNASIEIDLIGIASNNLNSGSAAVAFMSYNTMEDLLKPDFFNTSDDTVKTMMSTVISATLPTTLNKTLTKPVNFTLKHIREINNSGNLSCVYWNISEWIVDGCSVVKTNSNFTVCSCLHLSTFALIMQTSRTSEDKSHPMEAMNVVFVIVGLVFTSLALLTFAFCQWKPGVNNVARINLCISLLSAHLLFLLTQQFINLIKPHKELCAVISGVLHFFFLSCFVWMFIEAVLLFICVKNISEISSKQRTMLNKGFLIVIGYAIDFVIVGVSAGVVPEGYGSEKCWIKEEKGIIWSFLGPVCFILAINTILFIGILISLKLSLKNLNHNVSHRRQTKITVFKILSQFLIFGCPWILGFFIHNSKMIEILFLILNSQQGTFIFIVFCVLNNEVRQQYVKWMRAVFPGLEPNTLEDAPTQNESISVKYNYR, encoded by the exons GGTTTGGACATTCAGCTGCTTATGGGAGTGCCATAAACAAACATGAAGGAGATAAAGTCACAATTGCGTGTACTCCTGTACCGAattcaaaaaacaaaaagtatTTCTGCAGACATCCATGTCTAGAAAATGATAAAGATAAATATGTTAAAGTATCATCTGATCAGACTTCTAACGGGAGATTCGGACTGAAAGATTATGGAAATGGAACATTCACAGTGACCATCACTGATCTACGGGGGTCAGACTCTGGGAATTACTGGTGTAGAGTGGAGCTAGTAGATAAAGAAGATCCATCTGAAAAGGTCACTCTGAGAGTATCTAAag GTGTTAAGAGCGCTATTACCAATTATACAACTGTCACACCAGCGATCCCCACATCTG GTGTTAAGAGCGCTATTACCAATTATACAACTGTCACACCAGAGATCACCACATCTG GTGTTAAGAGCGCTATTTCCACTTATACAACTGTCACACCAGCGATCACCACATCTG GTATAAATTGCATG GGAACCTCATGTATACAGAATATCCTTGACCAGATAGAGAATATTACTGTTCTCAATTTAACG AATGTTACCATGTTCATGGAcaaggttttcagcacttcagAAAAGATAAACACATCATCCGTTGACCCAAACAAACTAGCGTCAGATGTGTTAAAAGCCAGTGAGAAGCTCGTGTCAATGTTGGTGAAGCCAACAAACACCTATGAAAATGTCAGTTTCACTCGTGCAGCTGTGG AGGCGCAAGTGTTTGTGGTTGGACAACACGCCAACCTTGATAAAATCCCTCAGCTCCACACATCAAATGCTTCTATAGAAATTGATCTTATTGGGATCGCCAGCAACAATTTGAATTCAG GATCAGCTGCTGTGGCTTTCATGAGTTACAACACAATGGAGGACCTACTGAAACCAGACTTCTTCAACACATCAGATGACACAGTTAAAACCATGATGTCCACTGTCATCTCAGCTACTCTTCCTACAACCCTCAACAAAACCCTCACAAAACCAGTTAACTTCACCCTCAAACACATCAGA GAGATAAACAACAGTGGTAATCTTTCCTGTGTGTACTGGAACATCAGTGAGTGGATTGTAGATGGTTGTTCTGTTGTAAAGACCAACAGCAACTTTACTGTGTGTTCATGTCTTCATCTGTCAACATTCGCTCTCATCATGCAAACCAGCAGAACATCAGAG GATAAAAGTCATCCGATGGAGGCGATGAATGTGGTGTTCGTGATCGTGGGTCTGGTGTTTACTAGTTTGGCTCTGTTGACTTTTGCTTTCTGTCAATGGAAACCTGGAGTGAACAATGTAGCTCGAATCAACCTCTGCATCAGTCTGCTGTCTGCTCATCTTCTGTTCTTACTCACACAACAATTCATCAATCTCATAAAACCTCACAAG GAGTTGTGTGCTGTGATATCAGGCGTTCTTCACTTCTTCTTTCTCTCCTGCTTTGTGTGGATGTTCATTGAAGCTGTGCTGCTCTTCATCTGTGTGAAGAACATATCAGAGATCAGCTCCAAACAGAGGACGATGCTTAACAAGGGATTCTTGATTGTGATTGGTTATGCAATTGATTTTGTTATAGTGGGCGTGTCTGCTGGAGTGGTTCCTGAAGGCTACGGCAGTGAAAA ATGCTGGATTAAAGAGGAGAAAGGCATCATCTGGAGTTTTCTGGGACCTGTTTGCTTCATTCTTGCA ATAAACACGATTCTCTTCATCGGTATCTTGATCAGTCTAAAGTTATCTCTCAAAAACCTCAACCATAACGTTTCACACAGGAGACAAACCAA gaTTACGGTTTTTAAAATTCTGTCCCAGTTTTTGATTTTTGGTTGTCCCTGGATTCTGGGTTTCTTCATTCATAACAGTAAGATGATCGAAATTCTCTTTCTGATTCTGAACTCACAGCAAGGAACCTTCATCTTCATCGTCTTTTGTGTCCTCAATAATGAG GTCAGACAGCAGTATGTGAAGTGGATGAGAGCTGTCTTTCCCGGACTCGAACCAAATACCTTAGAAGATGCCCCCACCCAAAATGAATCCATTTCAGTTAAATATAACTACAGATAA
- the LOC129443899 gene encoding adhesion G protein-coupled receptor E3-like isoform X1, which produces MNWSCWKIYASNMKFVYAVCIWICLSGFGHSAAYGSAINKHEGDKVTIACTPVPNSKNKKYFCRHPCLENDKDKYVKVSSDQTSNGRFGLKDYGNGTFTVTITDLRGSDSGNYWCRVELVDKEDPSEKVTLRVSKGVKSAITTYTTVTPAITTSGVKSAITNYTTVTPAIPTSGVKSAITNYTTVTPAIPTSGVKSAITNYTTVTPAIPTSGVKSAITNYTTVTPEITTSGVKSAISTYTTVTPAITTSGINCMGTSCIQNILDQIENITVLNLTNVTMFMDKVFSTSEKINTSSVDPNKLASDVLKASEKLVSMLVKPTNTYENVSFTRAAVEAQVFVVGQHANLDKIPQLHTSNASIEIDLIGIASNNLNSGSAAVAFMSYNTMEDLLKPDFFNTSDDTVKTMMSTVISATLPTTLNKTLTKPVNFTLKHIREINNSGNLSCVYWNISEWIVDGCSVVKTNSNFTVCSCLHLSTFALIMQTSRTSEDKSHPMEAMNVVFVIVGLVFTSLALLTFAFCQWKPGVNNVARINLCISLLSAHLLFLLTQQFINLIKPHKELCAVISGVLHFFFLSCFVWMFIEAVLLFICVKNISEISSKQRTMLNKGFLIVIGYAIDFVIVGVSAGVVPEGYGSEKCWIKEEKGIIWSFLGPVCFILAINTILFIGILISLKLSLKNLNHNVSHRRQTKITVFKILSQFLIFGCPWILGFFIHNSKMIEILFLILNSQQGTFIFIVFCVLNNEVRQQYVKWMRAVFPGLEPNTLEDAPTQNESISVKYNYR; this is translated from the exons GGTTTGGACATTCAGCTGCTTATGGGAGTGCCATAAACAAACATGAAGGAGATAAAGTCACAATTGCGTGTACTCCTGTACCGAattcaaaaaacaaaaagtatTTCTGCAGACATCCATGTCTAGAAAATGATAAAGATAAATATGTTAAAGTATCATCTGATCAGACTTCTAACGGGAGATTCGGACTGAAAGATTATGGAAATGGAACATTCACAGTGACCATCACTGATCTACGGGGGTCAGACTCTGGGAATTACTGGTGTAGAGTGGAGCTAGTAGATAAAGAAGATCCATCTGAAAAGGTCACTCTGAGAGTATCTAAag GTGTTAAGAGCGCTATTACCACTTATACAACTGTCACACCAGCGATCACCACATCTG GTGTTAAGAGCGCTATTACCAATTATACAACTGTCACACCAGCGATCCCCACATCTG GTGTTAAGAGCGCTATTACCAATTATACAACTGTCACACCAGCGATCCCCACATCTG GTGTTAAGAGCGCTATTACCAATTATACAACTGTCACACCAGCGATCCCCACATCTG GTGTTAAGAGCGCTATTACCAATTATACAACTGTCACACCAGAGATCACCACATCTG GTGTTAAGAGCGCTATTTCCACTTATACAACTGTCACACCAGCGATCACCACATCTG GTATAAATTGCATG GGAACCTCATGTATACAGAATATCCTTGACCAGATAGAGAATATTACTGTTCTCAATTTAACG AATGTTACCATGTTCATGGAcaaggttttcagcacttcagAAAAGATAAACACATCATCCGTTGACCCAAACAAACTAGCGTCAGATGTGTTAAAAGCCAGTGAGAAGCTCGTGTCAATGTTGGTGAAGCCAACAAACACCTATGAAAATGTCAGTTTCACTCGTGCAGCTGTGG AGGCGCAAGTGTTTGTGGTTGGACAACACGCCAACCTTGATAAAATCCCTCAGCTCCACACATCAAATGCTTCTATAGAAATTGATCTTATTGGGATCGCCAGCAACAATTTGAATTCAG GATCAGCTGCTGTGGCTTTCATGAGTTACAACACAATGGAGGACCTACTGAAACCAGACTTCTTCAACACATCAGATGACACAGTTAAAACCATGATGTCCACTGTCATCTCAGCTACTCTTCCTACAACCCTCAACAAAACCCTCACAAAACCAGTTAACTTCACCCTCAAACACATCAGA GAGATAAACAACAGTGGTAATCTTTCCTGTGTGTACTGGAACATCAGTGAGTGGATTGTAGATGGTTGTTCTGTTGTAAAGACCAACAGCAACTTTACTGTGTGTTCATGTCTTCATCTGTCAACATTCGCTCTCATCATGCAAACCAGCAGAACATCAGAG GATAAAAGTCATCCGATGGAGGCGATGAATGTGGTGTTCGTGATCGTGGGTCTGGTGTTTACTAGTTTGGCTCTGTTGACTTTTGCTTTCTGTCAATGGAAACCTGGAGTGAACAATGTAGCTCGAATCAACCTCTGCATCAGTCTGCTGTCTGCTCATCTTCTGTTCTTACTCACACAACAATTCATCAATCTCATAAAACCTCACAAG GAGTTGTGTGCTGTGATATCAGGCGTTCTTCACTTCTTCTTTCTCTCCTGCTTTGTGTGGATGTTCATTGAAGCTGTGCTGCTCTTCATCTGTGTGAAGAACATATCAGAGATCAGCTCCAAACAGAGGACGATGCTTAACAAGGGATTCTTGATTGTGATTGGTTATGCAATTGATTTTGTTATAGTGGGCGTGTCTGCTGGAGTGGTTCCTGAAGGCTACGGCAGTGAAAA ATGCTGGATTAAAGAGGAGAAAGGCATCATCTGGAGTTTTCTGGGACCTGTTTGCTTCATTCTTGCA ATAAACACGATTCTCTTCATCGGTATCTTGATCAGTCTAAAGTTATCTCTCAAAAACCTCAACCATAACGTTTCACACAGGAGACAAACCAA gaTTACGGTTTTTAAAATTCTGTCCCAGTTTTTGATTTTTGGTTGTCCCTGGATTCTGGGTTTCTTCATTCATAACAGTAAGATGATCGAAATTCTCTTTCTGATTCTGAACTCACAGCAAGGAACCTTCATCTTCATCGTCTTTTGTGTCCTCAATAATGAG GTCAGACAGCAGTATGTGAAGTGGATGAGAGCTGTCTTTCCCGGACTCGAACCAAATACCTTAGAAGATGCCCCCACCCAAAATGAATCCATTTCAGTTAAATATAACTACAGATAA
- the LOC129443899 gene encoding adhesion G protein-coupled receptor E3-like isoform X11 has product MNWSCWKIYASNMKFVYAVCIWICLSGFGHSAAYGSAINKHEGDKVTIACTPVPNSKNKKYFCRHPCLENDKDKYVKVSSDQTSNGRFGLKDYGNGTFTVTITDLRGSDSGNYWCRVELVDKEDPSEKVTLRVSKGVKSAITTYTTVTPAITTSGVKSAISTYTTVTPAITTSGINCMGTSCIQNILDQIENITVLNLTNVTMFMDKVFSTSEKINTSSVDPNKLASDVLKASEKLVSMLVKPTNTYENVSFTRAAVEAQVFVVGQHANLDKIPQLHTSNASIEIDLIGIASNNLNSGSAAVAFMSYNTMEDLLKPDFFNTSDDTVKTMMSTVISATLPTTLNKTLTKPVNFTLKHIREINNSGNLSCVYWNISEWIVDGCSVVKTNSNFTVCSCLHLSTFALIMQTSRTSEDKSHPMEAMNVVFVIVGLVFTSLALLTFAFCQWKPGVNNVARINLCISLLSAHLLFLLTQQFINLIKPHKELCAVISGVLHFFFLSCFVWMFIEAVLLFICVKNISEISSKQRTMLNKGFLIVIGYAIDFVIVGVSAGVVPEGYGSEKCWIKEEKGIIWSFLGPVCFILAINTILFIGILISLKLSLKNLNHNVSHRRQTKITVFKILSQFLIFGCPWILGFFIHNSKMIEILFLILNSQQGTFIFIVFCVLNNEVRQQYVKWMRAVFPGLEPNTLEDAPTQNESISVKYNYR; this is encoded by the exons GGTTTGGACATTCAGCTGCTTATGGGAGTGCCATAAACAAACATGAAGGAGATAAAGTCACAATTGCGTGTACTCCTGTACCGAattcaaaaaacaaaaagtatTTCTGCAGACATCCATGTCTAGAAAATGATAAAGATAAATATGTTAAAGTATCATCTGATCAGACTTCTAACGGGAGATTCGGACTGAAAGATTATGGAAATGGAACATTCACAGTGACCATCACTGATCTACGGGGGTCAGACTCTGGGAATTACTGGTGTAGAGTGGAGCTAGTAGATAAAGAAGATCCATCTGAAAAGGTCACTCTGAGAGTATCTAAag GTGTTAAGAGCGCTATTACCACTTATACAACTGTCACACCAGCGATCACCACATCTG GTGTTAAGAGCGCTATTTCCACTTATACAACTGTCACACCAGCGATCACCACATCTG GTATAAATTGCATG GGAACCTCATGTATACAGAATATCCTTGACCAGATAGAGAATATTACTGTTCTCAATTTAACG AATGTTACCATGTTCATGGAcaaggttttcagcacttcagAAAAGATAAACACATCATCCGTTGACCCAAACAAACTAGCGTCAGATGTGTTAAAAGCCAGTGAGAAGCTCGTGTCAATGTTGGTGAAGCCAACAAACACCTATGAAAATGTCAGTTTCACTCGTGCAGCTGTGG AGGCGCAAGTGTTTGTGGTTGGACAACACGCCAACCTTGATAAAATCCCTCAGCTCCACACATCAAATGCTTCTATAGAAATTGATCTTATTGGGATCGCCAGCAACAATTTGAATTCAG GATCAGCTGCTGTGGCTTTCATGAGTTACAACACAATGGAGGACCTACTGAAACCAGACTTCTTCAACACATCAGATGACACAGTTAAAACCATGATGTCCACTGTCATCTCAGCTACTCTTCCTACAACCCTCAACAAAACCCTCACAAAACCAGTTAACTTCACCCTCAAACACATCAGA GAGATAAACAACAGTGGTAATCTTTCCTGTGTGTACTGGAACATCAGTGAGTGGATTGTAGATGGTTGTTCTGTTGTAAAGACCAACAGCAACTTTACTGTGTGTTCATGTCTTCATCTGTCAACATTCGCTCTCATCATGCAAACCAGCAGAACATCAGAG GATAAAAGTCATCCGATGGAGGCGATGAATGTGGTGTTCGTGATCGTGGGTCTGGTGTTTACTAGTTTGGCTCTGTTGACTTTTGCTTTCTGTCAATGGAAACCTGGAGTGAACAATGTAGCTCGAATCAACCTCTGCATCAGTCTGCTGTCTGCTCATCTTCTGTTCTTACTCACACAACAATTCATCAATCTCATAAAACCTCACAAG GAGTTGTGTGCTGTGATATCAGGCGTTCTTCACTTCTTCTTTCTCTCCTGCTTTGTGTGGATGTTCATTGAAGCTGTGCTGCTCTTCATCTGTGTGAAGAACATATCAGAGATCAGCTCCAAACAGAGGACGATGCTTAACAAGGGATTCTTGATTGTGATTGGTTATGCAATTGATTTTGTTATAGTGGGCGTGTCTGCTGGAGTGGTTCCTGAAGGCTACGGCAGTGAAAA ATGCTGGATTAAAGAGGAGAAAGGCATCATCTGGAGTTTTCTGGGACCTGTTTGCTTCATTCTTGCA ATAAACACGATTCTCTTCATCGGTATCTTGATCAGTCTAAAGTTATCTCTCAAAAACCTCAACCATAACGTTTCACACAGGAGACAAACCAA gaTTACGGTTTTTAAAATTCTGTCCCAGTTTTTGATTTTTGGTTGTCCCTGGATTCTGGGTTTCTTCATTCATAACAGTAAGATGATCGAAATTCTCTTTCTGATTCTGAACTCACAGCAAGGAACCTTCATCTTCATCGTCTTTTGTGTCCTCAATAATGAG GTCAGACAGCAGTATGTGAAGTGGATGAGAGCTGTCTTTCCCGGACTCGAACCAAATACCTTAGAAGATGCCCCCACCCAAAATGAATCCATTTCAGTTAAATATAACTACAGATAA
- the LOC129443899 gene encoding adhesion G protein-coupled receptor E3-like isoform X2: MNWSCWKIYASNMKFVYAVCIWICLSGFGHSAAYGSAINKHEGDKVTIACTPVPNSKNKKYFCRHPCLENDKDKYVKVSSDQTSNGRFGLKDYGNGTFTVTITDLRGSDSGNYWCRVELVDKEDPSEKVTLRVSKGVKSAITTYTTVTPAITTSGVKSAITNYTTVTPAIPTSGVKSAITNYTTVTPAIPTSGVKSAITNYTTVTPEITTSGVKSAISTYTTVTPAITTSGINCMGTSCIQNILDQIENITVLNLTNVTMFMDKVFSTSEKINTSSVDPNKLASDVLKASEKLVSMLVKPTNTYENVSFTRAAVEAQVFVVGQHANLDKIPQLHTSNASIEIDLIGIASNNLNSGSAAVAFMSYNTMEDLLKPDFFNTSDDTVKTMMSTVISATLPTTLNKTLTKPVNFTLKHIREINNSGNLSCVYWNISEWIVDGCSVVKTNSNFTVCSCLHLSTFALIMQTSRTSEDKSHPMEAMNVVFVIVGLVFTSLALLTFAFCQWKPGVNNVARINLCISLLSAHLLFLLTQQFINLIKPHKELCAVISGVLHFFFLSCFVWMFIEAVLLFICVKNISEISSKQRTMLNKGFLIVIGYAIDFVIVGVSAGVVPEGYGSEKCWIKEEKGIIWSFLGPVCFILAINTILFIGILISLKLSLKNLNHNVSHRRQTKITVFKILSQFLIFGCPWILGFFIHNSKMIEILFLILNSQQGTFIFIVFCVLNNEVRQQYVKWMRAVFPGLEPNTLEDAPTQNESISVKYNYR, encoded by the exons GGTTTGGACATTCAGCTGCTTATGGGAGTGCCATAAACAAACATGAAGGAGATAAAGTCACAATTGCGTGTACTCCTGTACCGAattcaaaaaacaaaaagtatTTCTGCAGACATCCATGTCTAGAAAATGATAAAGATAAATATGTTAAAGTATCATCTGATCAGACTTCTAACGGGAGATTCGGACTGAAAGATTATGGAAATGGAACATTCACAGTGACCATCACTGATCTACGGGGGTCAGACTCTGGGAATTACTGGTGTAGAGTGGAGCTAGTAGATAAAGAAGATCCATCTGAAAAGGTCACTCTGAGAGTATCTAAag GTGTTAAGAGCGCTATTACCACTTATACAACTGTCACACCAGCGATCACCACATCTG GTGTTAAGAGCGCTATTACCAATTATACAACTGTCACACCAGCGATCCCCACATCTG GTGTTAAGAGCGCTATTACCAATTATACAACTGTCACACCAGCGATCCCCACATCTG GTGTTAAGAGCGCTATTACCAATTATACAACTGTCACACCAGAGATCACCACATCTG GTGTTAAGAGCGCTATTTCCACTTATACAACTGTCACACCAGCGATCACCACATCTG GTATAAATTGCATG GGAACCTCATGTATACAGAATATCCTTGACCAGATAGAGAATATTACTGTTCTCAATTTAACG AATGTTACCATGTTCATGGAcaaggttttcagcacttcagAAAAGATAAACACATCATCCGTTGACCCAAACAAACTAGCGTCAGATGTGTTAAAAGCCAGTGAGAAGCTCGTGTCAATGTTGGTGAAGCCAACAAACACCTATGAAAATGTCAGTTTCACTCGTGCAGCTGTGG AGGCGCAAGTGTTTGTGGTTGGACAACACGCCAACCTTGATAAAATCCCTCAGCTCCACACATCAAATGCTTCTATAGAAATTGATCTTATTGGGATCGCCAGCAACAATTTGAATTCAG GATCAGCTGCTGTGGCTTTCATGAGTTACAACACAATGGAGGACCTACTGAAACCAGACTTCTTCAACACATCAGATGACACAGTTAAAACCATGATGTCCACTGTCATCTCAGCTACTCTTCCTACAACCCTCAACAAAACCCTCACAAAACCAGTTAACTTCACCCTCAAACACATCAGA GAGATAAACAACAGTGGTAATCTTTCCTGTGTGTACTGGAACATCAGTGAGTGGATTGTAGATGGTTGTTCTGTTGTAAAGACCAACAGCAACTTTACTGTGTGTTCATGTCTTCATCTGTCAACATTCGCTCTCATCATGCAAACCAGCAGAACATCAGAG GATAAAAGTCATCCGATGGAGGCGATGAATGTGGTGTTCGTGATCGTGGGTCTGGTGTTTACTAGTTTGGCTCTGTTGACTTTTGCTTTCTGTCAATGGAAACCTGGAGTGAACAATGTAGCTCGAATCAACCTCTGCATCAGTCTGCTGTCTGCTCATCTTCTGTTCTTACTCACACAACAATTCATCAATCTCATAAAACCTCACAAG GAGTTGTGTGCTGTGATATCAGGCGTTCTTCACTTCTTCTTTCTCTCCTGCTTTGTGTGGATGTTCATTGAAGCTGTGCTGCTCTTCATCTGTGTGAAGAACATATCAGAGATCAGCTCCAAACAGAGGACGATGCTTAACAAGGGATTCTTGATTGTGATTGGTTATGCAATTGATTTTGTTATAGTGGGCGTGTCTGCTGGAGTGGTTCCTGAAGGCTACGGCAGTGAAAA ATGCTGGATTAAAGAGGAGAAAGGCATCATCTGGAGTTTTCTGGGACCTGTTTGCTTCATTCTTGCA ATAAACACGATTCTCTTCATCGGTATCTTGATCAGTCTAAAGTTATCTCTCAAAAACCTCAACCATAACGTTTCACACAGGAGACAAACCAA gaTTACGGTTTTTAAAATTCTGTCCCAGTTTTTGATTTTTGGTTGTCCCTGGATTCTGGGTTTCTTCATTCATAACAGTAAGATGATCGAAATTCTCTTTCTGATTCTGAACTCACAGCAAGGAACCTTCATCTTCATCGTCTTTTGTGTCCTCAATAATGAG GTCAGACAGCAGTATGTGAAGTGGATGAGAGCTGTCTTTCCCGGACTCGAACCAAATACCTTAGAAGATGCCCCCACCCAAAATGAATCCATTTCAGTTAAATATAACTACAGATAA
- the LOC129443899 gene encoding adhesion G protein-coupled receptor E3-like isoform X6: MNWSCWKIYASNMKFVYAVCIWICLSGFGHSAAYGSAINKHEGDKVTIACTPVPNSKNKKYFCRHPCLENDKDKYVKVSSDQTSNGRFGLKDYGNGTFTVTITDLRGSDSGNYWCRVELVDKEDPSEKVTLRVSKGVKSAITTYTTVTPAITTSGVKSAITNYTTVTPAIPTSGVKSAITNYTTVTPEITTSGVKSAISTYTTVTPAITTSGINCMGTSCIQNILDQIENITVLNLTNVTMFMDKVFSTSEKINTSSVDPNKLASDVLKASEKLVSMLVKPTNTYENVSFTRAAVEAQVFVVGQHANLDKIPQLHTSNASIEIDLIGIASNNLNSGSAAVAFMSYNTMEDLLKPDFFNTSDDTVKTMMSTVISATLPTTLNKTLTKPVNFTLKHIREINNSGNLSCVYWNISEWIVDGCSVVKTNSNFTVCSCLHLSTFALIMQTSRTSEDKSHPMEAMNVVFVIVGLVFTSLALLTFAFCQWKPGVNNVARINLCISLLSAHLLFLLTQQFINLIKPHKELCAVISGVLHFFFLSCFVWMFIEAVLLFICVKNISEISSKQRTMLNKGFLIVIGYAIDFVIVGVSAGVVPEGYGSEKCWIKEEKGIIWSFLGPVCFILAINTILFIGILISLKLSLKNLNHNVSHRRQTKITVFKILSQFLIFGCPWILGFFIHNSKMIEILFLILNSQQGTFIFIVFCVLNNEVRQQYVKWMRAVFPGLEPNTLEDAPTQNESISVKYNYR; the protein is encoded by the exons GGTTTGGACATTCAGCTGCTTATGGGAGTGCCATAAACAAACATGAAGGAGATAAAGTCACAATTGCGTGTACTCCTGTACCGAattcaaaaaacaaaaagtatTTCTGCAGACATCCATGTCTAGAAAATGATAAAGATAAATATGTTAAAGTATCATCTGATCAGACTTCTAACGGGAGATTCGGACTGAAAGATTATGGAAATGGAACATTCACAGTGACCATCACTGATCTACGGGGGTCAGACTCTGGGAATTACTGGTGTAGAGTGGAGCTAGTAGATAAAGAAGATCCATCTGAAAAGGTCACTCTGAGAGTATCTAAag GTGTTAAGAGCGCTATTACCACTTATACAACTGTCACACCAGCGATCACCACATCTG GTGTTAAGAGCGCTATTACCAATTATACAACTGTCACACCAGCGATCCCCACATCTG GTGTTAAGAGCGCTATTACCAATTATACAACTGTCACACCAGAGATCACCACATCTG GTGTTAAGAGCGCTATTTCCACTTATACAACTGTCACACCAGCGATCACCACATCTG GTATAAATTGCATG GGAACCTCATGTATACAGAATATCCTTGACCAGATAGAGAATATTACTGTTCTCAATTTAACG AATGTTACCATGTTCATGGAcaaggttttcagcacttcagAAAAGATAAACACATCATCCGTTGACCCAAACAAACTAGCGTCAGATGTGTTAAAAGCCAGTGAGAAGCTCGTGTCAATGTTGGTGAAGCCAACAAACACCTATGAAAATGTCAGTTTCACTCGTGCAGCTGTGG AGGCGCAAGTGTTTGTGGTTGGACAACACGCCAACCTTGATAAAATCCCTCAGCTCCACACATCAAATGCTTCTATAGAAATTGATCTTATTGGGATCGCCAGCAACAATTTGAATTCAG GATCAGCTGCTGTGGCTTTCATGAGTTACAACACAATGGAGGACCTACTGAAACCAGACTTCTTCAACACATCAGATGACACAGTTAAAACCATGATGTCCACTGTCATCTCAGCTACTCTTCCTACAACCCTCAACAAAACCCTCACAAAACCAGTTAACTTCACCCTCAAACACATCAGA GAGATAAACAACAGTGGTAATCTTTCCTGTGTGTACTGGAACATCAGTGAGTGGATTGTAGATGGTTGTTCTGTTGTAAAGACCAACAGCAACTTTACTGTGTGTTCATGTCTTCATCTGTCAACATTCGCTCTCATCATGCAAACCAGCAGAACATCAGAG GATAAAAGTCATCCGATGGAGGCGATGAATGTGGTGTTCGTGATCGTGGGTCTGGTGTTTACTAGTTTGGCTCTGTTGACTTTTGCTTTCTGTCAATGGAAACCTGGAGTGAACAATGTAGCTCGAATCAACCTCTGCATCAGTCTGCTGTCTGCTCATCTTCTGTTCTTACTCACACAACAATTCATCAATCTCATAAAACCTCACAAG GAGTTGTGTGCTGTGATATCAGGCGTTCTTCACTTCTTCTTTCTCTCCTGCTTTGTGTGGATGTTCATTGAAGCTGTGCTGCTCTTCATCTGTGTGAAGAACATATCAGAGATCAGCTCCAAACAGAGGACGATGCTTAACAAGGGATTCTTGATTGTGATTGGTTATGCAATTGATTTTGTTATAGTGGGCGTGTCTGCTGGAGTGGTTCCTGAAGGCTACGGCAGTGAAAA ATGCTGGATTAAAGAGGAGAAAGGCATCATCTGGAGTTTTCTGGGACCTGTTTGCTTCATTCTTGCA ATAAACACGATTCTCTTCATCGGTATCTTGATCAGTCTAAAGTTATCTCTCAAAAACCTCAACCATAACGTTTCACACAGGAGACAAACCAA gaTTACGGTTTTTAAAATTCTGTCCCAGTTTTTGATTTTTGGTTGTCCCTGGATTCTGGGTTTCTTCATTCATAACAGTAAGATGATCGAAATTCTCTTTCTGATTCTGAACTCACAGCAAGGAACCTTCATCTTCATCGTCTTTTGTGTCCTCAATAATGAG GTCAGACAGCAGTATGTGAAGTGGATGAGAGCTGTCTTTCCCGGACTCGAACCAAATACCTTAGAAGATGCCCCCACCCAAAATGAATCCATTTCAGTTAAATATAACTACAGATAA